One part of the Rutidosis leptorrhynchoides isolate AG116_Rl617_1_P2 chromosome 1, CSIRO_AGI_Rlap_v1, whole genome shotgun sequence genome encodes these proteins:
- the LOC139899473 gene encoding uncharacterized protein, protein MENAQTFLADMFKKLAPRDMQHKFEHPDVIQQKIEKYCAENKEVRPKNATEITFAIDKFVEHISDYPITTPPIVPATLGVYSGLTDPLDFLQRFEGVVSTYNWDEAIACRVFPMVLQGLAREWFHNLNARSIAGFVDLREKFLLQFQNLLPQKKTHIECHDIKQGFKETLESLLTRYIYECQKIPNLHEDQKISGFVHAINPQRHPTLVRRLRRDVPRSFAKVMQETYDYIRCGEDSNIMQNCGWGKDRSWRDDNDTYRDGNGDGYRDYNRGSGQQRRNNNGGNWRNDRQRNGGDGGNQGYNNRDRNYTRKWNNDSFAGKFNHLFTKEANSADAMVVPALAATPKTPNVNTVVQQERKVPAVKNLGAKVVGKKDTLQQIQVINIVTVNGDTQQQKSLEIYENWQLVPITFAAENGCAFLEEQIVISYKIAELGIQVMKVHIDTGSSVDVMYNQCFRKLPKDVQSKLRPTAMSLSGFSGESAWPIGQLELEIEVVDEQNAQLSRKAQLSLYVMNTVSRYNILLGRTAVCRLGIVSSLIHGMVKFATTNGIATVTSADQQSLCASVMLNDNAGTEGHMVVTNANFMVIE, encoded by the exons ATGGAGAATGCGCAAACATTTTTGGCGGATATGTTCAAAAAATTGGCACCAAGGGATATGCAACATAAATTTGAGCATCCAGATGTTATACAGCAAAAGATTGAGAAGTATTGCGCGGAAAATAAGGAAGTACGGCCGAAAAATGCAACTGAAATAACATTCGCGATAGATAAGTTTGTTGAGCACATATCTGATTACCCAATCACTACACCACCCATTGTGCCAGCAACTTTGGGTGTATATTCAGGGTTAACAGATCCACTTGATTTTTTGCAAAGATTTGAAGGTGTGGTTAGCACGTATAACTGGGATGAAGCAATTGCATGCCGCGTCTTCCCAATGGTGTTGCAGGGATTAGCGCGTGAGTGGTTTCATAATCTAAACGCAAGAAGCATTGCGGGTTttgttgatttaagagaaaaatttcTCTTGCAATTTCAAAACttgttaccgcagaaaaagacccACATAGAGTGTCATGACATCAAACAAGGCTTTAAAGAGACATTAGAAAGTTTGCTGACAAGATACATTTATGAGTGTCAAAAAATTCCAAATCTCCATGAGGATCAAAAAATCTCTGGTTTTGTACATGCAATAAATCCGCAGAGACACCCAACTCTTGTACGGCGTCTTCGCAGAGATGTTCCACGCAGTTTTGCTAAAGTCATGCaagaaacatatgattacatcCGCTGTGGTGAAGACAGTAACATAATGCAAAACTGCGGCTGGGGCAAGGACAGGAGTTGGCGTGATGATAATGACACATACCGTGATGGTAACGGGGATGGTTACCGCGATTATAACCGCGGATCTGGACAGCAAAGAAGGAACAATAATGGTGGAAATTGGCGCAATGACCGACAGCGTAATGGGGGAGATGGTggtaatcaaggttataataatcgCGACAGGAATTATACGCGTAAATGGAATAATGATTCCTTTGCG GGAAAATTCAATCATCTTTTTACCAAGGAAGCAAATTCCGCCGATGCGATGGTTGTGCCCGCATTGGCAGCTACCCCAAAAACGCCAAATGTTAACACAGTGGTGCAACAAGAACGCAAAGTACCCGCGGTTAAAAATTTGGGTGCAAAGGTGGTTGGAAAAAAGGATACTTTGCAGCAAATTCAAGTTATAAACATCGTGACTGTTAATGGTGATACACAACAGCAAAAGTCGTTAGAAATCTATGAAAATTGGCAGCTTGTGCCTATAACTTTTGCGGCAGAAAATGGTTGCGCATTTTTGGAGGAACAAATTGTTATATCATACAAGATTGCGGAGTTGGGTATTCAAGTGATGAAAGTCCACATAGACACTGGTAGTAGTGTTGATGTTATGTATAACCAGTGTTTTCGCAAATTGCCAAAAGATGTTCAATCCAAGTTGAGGCCAACCGCAATGTCTTTGTCAGGCTTTTCTGGTGAGTCTGCGTGGCCTATCGGGCAGTTGGAGTTGGAAATTGAAGTTGTTGATGAGCAAAACGCACAACTTTCGCGTAAAGCTCAATTGAGTTTGTATGTGATGAATACTGTTTCGCGCTATAACATTCTTTTGGGGCGCACAGCTGTTTGCAGACTGGGCATTGTTTCCTCCCTAATTCACGGGATGGTAAAGTTTGCAACAACCAATGGCATTGCGACAGTTACATCTGCGGATCAGCAGTCATTATGTGCATCTGTAATGTTGAATGATAATGCGGGAACAGAAGGCCATATGGTGGTAACAAACGCAAATTTCATGGTGATTGAGTGA